GAGGAACCTCCTCTTATCCTATATCCCATTTCACTTCTATATCACATCCGCTCAAAAGTATTAGTTCTTTTATATCATCTCTATCCTCTATTTCTGTACCCAAGATCTTTGTAGAGGCCATTACTGTACTAGGGTGGAAGGTCGTGATGGATGATGAGATGAAGGCTTTGCTGTCCAGAAATACCTGGACCCTTGTTACTTTATCTCTAAGAAAGAAAACCGTGAAATGTTGCTGGGtgtatacagtcaagtacttatttgATGGATCAGTTGAGAGACTCAAGGCAAGACTTATAGCCAAAGGGTTCATACAGACATATGGGGTGGATTACTTTAAAACCTTCTCACTTGTGGCTCGACTAAACTCTGTGAGAgtaattctctctcttttttataaATCTGGATTGACCCCTTCATCAACTAGATGTTAAAAATGCCTTTCTCTATGgtgaactagaagaagaagtgtatatggaCCAACCTCCAAGTTATGTGGTTCAGGGTGAGGACAGAAAAGTTTGTAGATTGCAATGAGCTATCTATAGTCTTAAGCAGTTATCAAGGGCCTGGTTTGATAAATTTAGTAGGACCATTGGTCAATATGGTTTTATCCGGTGCTATTCTAATCATTCTGTATTTATATGTTGTTGGGATAATAGTGTGGTTATATTTgtggtttatgttgatgatattattgtgACAGGGAATAACTTGTAGATGATTACTCAGACTAAACAATGGCTTAAGGATGCATTTCAGATAAAAGACCTTGGATCAGTGCACTACTTTCTTGGTATTGAAGTTGTCCGTACCAAGAACAAACTAAATCTATCTCAATGCAAGTATATCCTTGATTTATTACAAGAGATTGGTATGCTAGATTCCAAACCTGCTGAAACTCCAATGGATTCTAGTCTTAAGCTGACAACTGAAGAGGGTGACTTGTTTGGAGACTGTACATGCTATAGACGGTTGATTGGCAAGTTAATCAATCTTACTGTGACTTGGCCTGATATCTCATTCACTGTTAGTGTTTTGAGCTAGTTTATGGATGCATCCAGAGTTTGTCATTGGGAAGCTGCATGTCGGGTGTTAAGATATCTAAAGAGTTGCCTCGAAAAAGGGTTTACTTATAAAAAAGTGGTCATTATCAGCTCACAGCCTTTATTGATGCTGATTGGGTTGGCTTGTGTGAAGATAGACATTCCACTACAGGTTATTGCACATTCTTAGGTGGCAATCTAgtaacttgaaaaagcaaaaagcAAAGTACTGTTGCTCGTTTCAGCTCAGAAGTCGAATATCGTGCTATGGCTTATATAGTTAGAGAACTCATATGGTTAAAAAATCTCCTGCTTGAACTTGATTTCTCTCATTCTACACCTATGGAAATGTTTTGTGACAATCAATCAGCTATGTACATTGTCGCAAATCTAGTTTTTCATGAATGAACTAAACATGTCGAAGCAGACTGCCATTTTGTTTGTGATGCTGTTCTCAAGAAGCTGGTGACTACACTATTTGTTCGCTCAGCCGATCAAACTGCAGATATATTCACTAAGGCACTATCCAAACAATCCTTTTAGAGTTGTTACTTCAAGCTGGGTCTGCAAGATCTATATATTCCAgcttgagggggagtgttgaGACTTAATTATTTTAGTTACTTTATGTTgctttatttattttatctatcttACCCTTGATTAGTTGCTTTGTGCTAGTATTGTAACAAGGGTAACTTAGGAAGTTGTTTTTTGTGTGCTTATTAGATAAAGCTCCTTGGTCTGATAGCTGAATCAAGGCGGCCAATTACTTTCAACAAAACTTTATGCTGATTATTTTGCTTAAGTAAATATTGACCGAGAGAGTTTCCGTCCTTTCTGATTAATTTGCCGCATCCAAGTGATCATTACAAGTCCTTCTTAGTGCTTCTACATTTGGTGCCATATTTAAGGCTGTTCTTTGTTATCTTTAATGTGTTGTTACTTTGTGCATATATGCATTTGCATGTCCACCGTTGGGTCCTTGTACGGAACTTATCCAGTGTCCTAATTCAAGTTTTGCATGGCTGACCCGATTTGCAAAATGTATGCTTTGGTTTTGCTGTATTTTttgtaatcttttatttttagatatatcAATTAACTCTTTACCTGGAAATCAAACCTCCTTGCTTTATTAATCGTACTGTAACCAACAACGTTATGTACTCCCCAGGCCCTGGATGCATTATGTAGTGCAAAACGGAGGGTTAAAAAGAGGGTGCTTCATTGGCAGAATATGGTCTAGTGCAGGTCATCTTACTGACTTGGTTGATCATGATGATGTGAGTCGAATTCATAGAATTTTCGgacattcaaattttattatattaggaTGAAGGAACTCTTGTATCGATTTACTTATACATTCTTGGTTGAAAAAGCCATGTTTGTCACTGAATAGCTGGCTCAGTTTTTCCGCTAAACTTTTCTTTTGCAGATTTCTCTGCCAGAGAAGCCTGACACCGAAGATGAAGCTGAAATTAGGAAGTGGAAGTGGAAAGTGAAGTCAGTGAAAAAGGAAAACAATGAAAGACATTCTCAGCTGTGTGGTGTGGAAATTGAACTTGCTGTAACACATTATCAATCATGTTATTTCTATATTACAATTTATGATAACAGGGTTTTTCAGTGCAACATGATGCCATTTGTTCTTTTGGGAGAAGGTAGCTGGAAAAATGAAAGATGATGAGGGATTCTATCATCCACACAACCTAGACTTCAGAGGCCGTTCTTATCCCATGCACCCTTATCCGAATTACCTTGGTTCAAATCTATGTCGAGGAAATTTAGAGTCTGTAGAGGGTCATCCACTAGGTAAATTGGGCTTGCACTGTTTAAAGATACCATGTCAGTGATCTGTTGACTCAATACATAGCTTATGGTGTGTATGATGATGAGTGTACTTAAATCCTTAATTTTCAAGCTTCATAAATATGATGtactaaaatctttaattttcatGCTTGATAAGTATTTCATTGTTAGGCACTGCACTAAACTAATAACTTTATGAATACGGATGTCAGAGATGTGGGTTTTACATATGCGATACATGTAAGCACTTGCAAGTTTCTCTTAAACTTTTGCTTTCCACTTACCATAGGGGAAAGGACAGGCAAGAACAAGAAAACTAAAAGTATAAGAAAGACATTAAAATTGTAGCAGGCTAACATCATGCAAGGACCGTGTGAAGTGACATTCCTCTTAAATCTAAGCTGTAAATTTCATCAATTTAAATTGGCATTGCTGTAATGTCTAGTATAGGCAATATCATGTTAAATACAAACATTTTAACTGCATTCTCTGATACCTCCCAGGTCCTCTCGTCCACAGATCAAAAGACATTCTTCATGTGTTACCTGAGGTTTTCTAATGTAAACTTGACTGTAAAGAATGGACATTGAAGTGCAGATTCAGTATTAACCTTCTTTTGCTTTCATTTTAGCTGCAAAATCAATAGTAAAATCCTTATTATTATAGTCCATGTTTAAGGGATTTTACTAGTGCTGTTTCAATTGAAGGTTACAGATGGTTTATTTAGCTGGTTGATCACTTCTGTAGACAATTACTTTGACTCTTCTAATCATCTGATGCTAATTCAATAAAAATGGCATTCATGTTTATGTATGGTACATTTTTAATAGTGGCAGCATCATATGTTTTTCTAAAGATTGCTGAActgattttattataaatttttaatccagaGTACTAGAAATTATGTGAAGAGATGCACAAAATGACCCAGCTAAAGGCCTAAATGCCCTTTGTGCTAGGGTTTTAATTAATCAGGTTAATCTTTTATCTTGCATCTTTTTACTTATAGTACAAAATTCTTCAAGATATTCAATGATCTAATTGAGTGCAAGGATTCAGATCCCATTGGGACGTTCTATGAGATATCGGGATGGGATACCATCCCATATGTCAGGACAGGGCCGTCCCGTTAGCGGGACAGTGCTGCCGTCTAGGGATGTCAATGGGTAGGATAGGATATGGATTTTGCTAAATCCATATCCTATCCATCCCCTACCCTCTCCCATCCATCATCCGATCCTACCCATCATGGTGGATAGGGATTTTAAATTCTTACCCTATCCATGTGGGTGGTGGGTAGTACCCTTCCCCACCCATAACCCACCAAAGCAAATGCACAATGCAAACACCATCAAATTAAACATgtttcaaatttatcaagtttcacCCCTATTTTAAATCAAACAAGTTCTAAAACCTGTTTCAATCATCAATCTGTACAATACAAACAGATACATACTATAGCAAAAGAAACCCCAAGTCCCTAACAGATTtggtatatatgtgtatgtgtgtgtgtgtgtatatatatatataggtatatttataaatattctaTTATGGAGGGGGGTATTTAGTAAATACATATACATAATGGGTCAGATAGGAAAGGGTTTGGGGGTAAATTCACAACCCGATCCTATTCGCTGCGGGTTTTCAAATCAAGACCCTAACCCGACCCTTGGTgggtatttcaaaaaaaaaaaaaaaaaaaaccgaccCTACTTGGTGGGTAGGGGCGGGTACCCACCGGGTAGGGTACCCATTAACATCCCTACTGCCATCCCGTTCTATGGGAAAACCAGGACAGTTTCGTCCCGTggaatttaaaatcttgattgagTGAACCATTCTTTCCATTACTAGAAAAAGGTGACCTGTCTCTGTCAGTTAGATGGTGGTGGAACTTTACATCTTATGAATAAGTGCCTTTTCCCTACCATCTATACATATTTATATTTGATGATTTAAATGTCTTATGAATAAGGAACTTTTGATATCATTATTTCATATTTATGTGATGATACTTTCTAATATTTTCATGCTTTAGCAAATTCAAATGATGAGTTTTGCTGCAAAATTTCCATTATCAACAGTAATTTTGTTTACTGACACCTTTGTTATCACACTTATACTTGCATGGCCTAGATAGcagatccagtcagtctatgctGTTCACGGCGGTATGATGCCAAAATCCTACATATAGATTATGTTCCATCAGCATCTGATTGTCTATTCAAATCAATGTGGAAACCTGGAATGCTTCCTATATCTCTCTTTTCATTTCAACagccaatttgaaagtactgtcAACTTTTCTTGTTAATTGTTGATATCAATGGAATGGAGGAGGTGGACAGAAAGTTGGTGAAGCAGACTGTCATGACATCTATGTACAGTGTCACTTATGTTGGCGTCCGTGAGCAAATAAAAAGACGACTGAAGGGACAGAGTGTTATTGCAGATCATGCAGATCTATGGGGTGCATCGTGTTATGCAGCCAAAGTAAGGGATAATACAATTCCatttttcaatccttgttttctttttaatAGTTGCAGTTAtgttgtatgagatataattttcatattagaATATGTTTTTCAACTGGAGAATCTTTAACCATTTGAAGTTTTTAACAGACTACATTAACTGCACTTGGAGAGATGTTTCAGGCTGTATGTGGCATCATGAGCTGGCCTGGGAACTCTGCAAAGGTATGCATTTCCATCAGTGCACATTGTAAGCTAAATGACAAATATGCCCATGAAAGGATCACAACCAAAATCTGGCACATGTTCTTTTTGTATCCTTGAAAACAGGTATAGAGAAAGTGAATAGACTTGTAGGTGATTTTAGAGCTGAATTATGTATATGTAAAGGACAGCATCTGGGAAAAGACATAAGATGAATCAATGACATATATGGTCTTTGTGTGTCATGTCTAGGCTGAGATGAAAACTTTGGTCTTTGAAGAGGAAAGGTGCGGATAAAAGCAGTTAAGGTAAATGAAGCCAGGTAGATGTTAACCTAaaataaaagcttcttcattTGTTGTGCACATTAACCATTAGCAATGATTATCAGGTTGTTTTGAAATTCCTGCTTGTgaagaacacacacacacacacacacacattatgCAAAAAGCCCTTCTAGTACAGGTATTTGGTGCAGACCACCTTAACTGGAATTTGGAATACTCAGTGATCTTCTGTGACCCGCTTAACCGGTATTTGATGTGGACCCATTAACTTCTAGCCGGGTAGTCGTCTTCCACTGCCTAGATTGGATGATTTCTCAAATGGCTAGTTGTTAAGAATTGGTTATGAGCCAAATATTCAGTGATGCTAAGCTGATGGCATACTAGCTTCAATTCTGTGCCAAGATGGTCCCAGCTATGATGGAGATCGATAACCATTGAGATGAtcattacatcaaaaaaaaaaagaccattgAGATGATCTTCGTGAGAAAACTCGATGAAGTTGTTGCTTTGAGCCTAGGAAATTCAGCCATGGTGCTCTTACACCATGACTCTTGGGAGCATATGTTGGATGGGCTGCAAATAAGCTGTAGTACAAGGGGCAATAGCCCAATACATATAATTACAAGAGGTTTTGACCCTTTCATGAAACATAATTTTATTACCGTGCATAATAATGTCCACACACATTCGACGAAAAGCACTgacatctctttctttctttcttttgtttttgtttttaatTTTCCCTATCCATTGTGCATCATGAAGAATAACTAGTTTTTGTAATCATGATATAGCACTGCTTTCAATTTTTCTATATATCTACCAGGTTATCAGTTCAGAGAACCATCCTGTAAGGTAGCTTACCTCTCTTGGACTTCCAATAGTTCAACCTTACCGCAAATTGGGAAGGCATCTCATAAGTGCTTCTTAAACCTATTCTGTTTATTTTGTTTGTTTTTGGTTGAAATTAAGGAATTGTCTGATGTTTCACTGTCTCTGAAATTGACAGTTGCTTGTTGAATTGCTCTCATAGATTAAAACTTCTCTTCAAGTTTAACCTTACAACAGGAAACTGACAAGGTCAGTAACTATTTCCTTTTTGATCATTTCTGCCCAAATACTGAAGCTGTAAATCTGAAAATGAAGAATTCCATTGCAATGTAAAAGTTTTAATCCCTAAACCTATTTGTTTTATTCTTAGGTCATGGTATAGCGGCAGAGAACAGCTTCTCCTCCAAACTTTTGTCCACTCCCTTGATGGTTTCAGCCTGATGATGACTGCAGTTGCCTGCAAAAGAGCAGCATTAAATTTAGCAGGTTGCTTAACTTTGGCTGATTTTCGTACtgttatgtgatatatatttttatctcaaTATTCTTCTAATGTTGCAGGAGTCCATGATTCATAGTGGACACATGCACGCGATGCAGATCAGATGTACAAAATTCTTGGGGAAAAGTTTGTGGAACTCTTTGAAACACCCATACTTGAAAATGTAATAATTTCCAATATTCAATTAacaaataaaaattcaaacaACCTGACCTGTGAAGTGATTGACCATGTTTGGTTCAATTGAAGGCATACCAAAATATGATGCTCATTGTTAATCCCATGTCTCTCTCCCCCACCACCCCTCTCATGTTGGTATGTCCTTGCAGTTACTTGAGAGCTTTTGGTAATCTTTCCCTACATCCAGTTTCCCACTGTTGCCAGAGTGAGGAGATTTCAATCTAAAAGATGTCCTGGACTCACTGTACTTCTTCAACCGACTTGGCATGTTGGCCATCTCTTTCCTACATCCAACAGCCTCACTTCAATGGCCTCGCTTCAAGAGGTGGCTCTGTATGATATTCTTCATCCACTATGAATTTGCATGATGGCAGAGCTAATTCTTTTGCTGGTGGGCATGGCAATATGGAAGACGGAGCTCTCCTGTGCAGCTTAAAAGCCTCACTTCAGACATAGCGACAGCATTCCATATATTGTCAAAGACTGCCCTGAAGTGCTGATGACAGAATTCTTGGACCCAGTTACCATCATATGCAATGAGCCTGTATTAATTAGACTGGAGTCTTCCATATAATTGGTTGACGCATTTTATGGCTGAGGCTTGACCAGATGCGGAGAGATGATTAGGTTGATggtcagggaaaaaaaaaaaatgttatgcTAACTGGCAAGATGGTCTAATAACTAGTCCAGGCAGGGTGATTAAATCCCTGCTTCAATTGAAGCACCAATGGTCATTGAGAACAAAGCTGAGCATGTATAAATGAGAGGCCGGTTCAAAGTAGCAAGCGGAGTGTTCAAGCATCAAACGGACATTTGTATCTGCATATTATGGATCTCGACCCAAAAAAGGATCTTTGTATTGGCTATTGCAGATGATATTCTTGCTTGATTTGTGATTTAGCTTGTTGTAACTTAGCAGAATCCCTTATTGGTACTTCTAGCCATTTGTTTTACTGCAATATAAGAATGTACCATGAAGAAGAATTAAATTCAGCTGGTGATGACAAAAAATTAGTGTTCTTCAGCCTGATAGATTCTTGTTGTCAGGTCTAAGTACCAACTTTGTCAATTTTAATCAGGTTTATAATCCCGGTAAATGATCATGCTGGCCAGAAGTGATTTCAAATTTTCTGCTGGAACTGCATATGTATGGAAAGTCCCATCCAAAAATTTCTGTTATATGACCTTCAAAATTTTCTTATCTCTTTTGCGTGTCCTTTGATTCCAGTTTGAACCCTATTGGTGGTTGAGTATGGTTTAACCATCCTTCATGCTTTTCCATGCATATTGAAAGGTCCATTTGGTAGTGTTTAGCAGGGCTGTGAAATTTGAGTGGTTGAGGCTTTGAATTTTACCTGCCACTAGTTagtccatatttttttattgttgGATATGACTGTAAGGATGGATGGCATCTCAGTAAGGAATTATGGTTGCTGGCGAACACGGTCTAGCAGTCTAGTCAGTGAATATATCTACTTATGCTTTGCATCCAATAAGAGGCCCTAAGATCTTCAATTATGATGCATAGTCTGAACAATTTTTATCATTCGGGGATATCATTGTCCGGTTCCTATCTAAACATCCAATTATTCTTCACTTTAAAATTGGTTAAGCGTACTAAGAATCATCTTCGTATCCTTGTGTCCTGCCCCCTTTCCCATGTAAAAGGCCAACCCTTTAGTATTGACTTGTTGAGAATCGTCCCATGCAAGTTGCAACTGGCgtcttttttttttgcctctccttatccttgaagagagagagagagagagtatccaTGGTGGGCCCTGCCTATTAGATGACAAAGATGTgacacaattttcaaatttgcatTGTCACCGGATTCATCCTGAAGCAATTACACCTCGCAGTTCAATTAATTTTGGAAAGGTTGAAACAATAATAACAAGAAATGCTGGGTAACCACAGTTGACCATCTATCCACGTTCAAACCTTTTGGTTTGCTCAAACGCTGGAAATTAAGATCATGTGAACATAGTGGCCAAATTTGGTGAATGCTGGTGACTAAAAGAAATTTGCGGTTTAATTGCAGGGTTAAGTTTGACAGCAAGGTTAAGTTTGACAGCAAGGTTAACTTTGGCAAACTAAAATGTCTATAAACACGGCCATACTGCCTTTGGTTGCAGGGTCAATTAAAACTTATTATTTATACCAGAAGCAGATATTAAAATTTGAGCAAATGGTAGAAGCACGCTAGCTTATTGTGGCAGGAAGTTCTAATAACTTGCTAACATACTACTGAAGATCTGGATCCAGAAGCAAATCATTCACCTCTAACAAAGCCAGCAACAACCTCACTCTCCTCTGTTCAATACCTTCACCAGACTTCAACCCCTACCACCCACCAGCCACATTATTGGTTCCTTCTTTAAACATAAGCAATCAAACaagtacttttttttttggtaacaacaAATACTTCAAAATGCTTTAATTGGAATCAATGACAAAAGATTGGCAGCTACCAATCAGCTCTTTTACTTATGAGATTGGTTTGAAAGAACAAAAAATCACCCAAATTTATCAACAAGAAATATTAAGTGGGTATGTTACGGTATGcagattgtatttttttttccaataGACAGACATATTTATCAAGCATCGAGACAACAGCTTCAAATTCAGTAACTTGCTGGTCTATCACATCAATTTGTTTCACATACTCATCAAAGCCCTGATTTTTCTCACTAAGTTGCTCCACAAAGACTCTTAGTCCAGATGCAACGTCACTGAAACCATTGTATTCCTCTGCCACCCTTTGGTTCATCTTCTCCAGAAGCGATAGTTGATTATTAGTTCCCTGAAACAGAAAG
Above is a genomic segment from Elaeis guineensis isolate ETL-2024a chromosome 1, EG11, whole genome shotgun sequence containing:
- the LOC105060296 gene encoding biogenesis of lysosome-related organelles complex 1 subunit 2; this encodes MAEEKKKAERDELAESLENLFINVSTMIKGELEGTNNQLSLLEKMNQRVAEEYNGFSDVASGLRVFVEQLSEKNQGFDEYVKQIDVIDQQVTEFEAVVSMLDKYVCLLEKKIQSAYRNIPT